One region of Vallitalea okinawensis genomic DNA includes:
- a CDS encoding glycoside hydrolase family 2 protein: MNRLFKQHDIRQVEDLEGLWEFGKLDDIEDIPKYTHKMKVPGCWEESPDFYNYRGLAIYKKTFTLKEAKGILLNFKGVSHTGKIYFDEEYLGEHYNAYTPFCFLKKNITAGEHEIKVIVDNRFSEESTLHVPNDYYTYGGITRGISLEYVDEVYIRQLQFIPSFKDNRWHGEVSAIIHNYCNDTKKVHVSIEIADVRKAIDLQIEANTTKIITERVAFDHIQPWSMKTPHLYDLKAVIKKGDRILDDLIERVGFRVIEVDGMDIKLNGEKVFIKGFNRHEDAANFGCSIPMNIMVKDIELMKDMGANAVRTCHYPNDELFLDLCDEYGLLVWEENHARGLRIEKMLRPNFESQCEECIEEMICNHYNHPSIFVWGILNECASHEPEGARMYQKQFNQIKSMDQSRPVTFACDKHFKCLCLDMTDIVSLNVYYNWYHGYDVKEQMITEIDWVNDVTSHNRPVIISEFGGGALYGYRNPNRAKWTEERQCDILEECITKFSEIEQISGLFIWQFCDVRVTEEEWALRRPRTMNNKGIVDEYRRPKLAYHTVKRLWNNETVDK, from the coding sequence ATGAACCGTTTATTCAAACAACATGATATTAGACAAGTAGAAGATCTAGAGGGACTTTGGGAGTTTGGGAAGCTTGATGATATAGAAGATATACCCAAGTATACACATAAGATGAAGGTGCCAGGGTGTTGGGAAGAGAGCCCTGATTTCTATAATTATAGAGGACTGGCAATATATAAGAAAACATTTACTCTTAAAGAAGCAAAAGGTATTCTCTTAAATTTCAAAGGAGTCAGTCATACTGGAAAAATTTACTTTGATGAAGAATACCTTGGAGAACATTATAATGCATATACACCTTTTTGCTTTCTTAAGAAAAATATAACAGCAGGTGAACATGAAATTAAAGTAATCGTTGATAATCGTTTTTCAGAAGAATCGACATTGCATGTACCTAATGATTATTATACATATGGCGGTATTACAAGAGGGATTTCTCTTGAGTATGTGGATGAGGTCTATATTCGACAACTTCAATTTATCCCAAGTTTTAAGGATAATCGGTGGCATGGTGAAGTTAGTGCTATCATACATAATTACTGTAATGATACCAAGAAAGTACATGTTTCAATCGAAATAGCAGATGTAAGGAAGGCAATTGATCTCCAAATTGAGGCTAATACCACTAAAATTATTACAGAAAGGGTTGCTTTTGACCATATTCAACCATGGAGCATGAAAACACCTCATCTCTATGATCTAAAGGCTGTAATTAAAAAAGGTGACCGTATTCTAGATGACTTAATTGAACGGGTTGGCTTCAGAGTAATCGAAGTGGATGGAATGGATATCAAATTGAATGGAGAAAAAGTCTTTATTAAAGGATTTAATCGTCATGAAGATGCAGCTAACTTTGGTTGTTCCATTCCCATGAATATAATGGTTAAAGATATAGAGTTAATGAAGGATATGGGGGCAAACGCTGTACGTACTTGTCACTATCCTAATGATGAACTCTTCTTAGATTTATGCGATGAATATGGTTTATTGGTCTGGGAGGAAAATCATGCAAGAGGTTTGAGAATTGAAAAGATGTTAAGACCAAACTTTGAAAGTCAATGTGAAGAGTGCATTGAAGAAATGATTTGTAATCATTATAATCATCCAAGTATCTTTGTCTGGGGAATATTAAATGAATGTGCCTCTCATGAACCTGAAGGGGCTAGGATGTACCAGAAACAATTCAATCAAATCAAAAGTATGGATCAATCTCGACCAGTTACCTTTGCATGTGATAAGCATTTTAAATGTCTATGCCTTGATATGACGGATATCGTTTCTTTGAACGTGTACTATAATTGGTACCACGGATATGACGTAAAAGAGCAGATGATCACGGAAATAGATTGGGTAAATGATGTAACTTCCCATAACCGACCTGTGATTATCAGCGAATTTGGTGGAGGAGCTCTCTATGGATATAGAAACCCAAATCGTGCTAAATGGACGGAAGAACGACAGTGTGATATTCTAGAAGAATGCATAACTAAGTTCAGTGAGATTGAGCAAATCAGTGGTCTGTTTATATGGCAGTTCTGTGATGTACGTGTTACAGAAGAAGAATGGGCTTTAAGAAGACCACGAACCATGAATAATAAAGGCATTGTTGATGAGTATCGACGACCTAAACTTGCTTATCATACAGTCAAGAGATTATGGAATAACGAAACAGTTGATAAGTAA
- a CDS encoding AraC family transcriptional regulator produces MDKKRNQSRFIRLPIDIINTKQEESPVLKGLITHSVGYREGRSAHHRNIKKHGLEEYFINYCIKGEGWVDVNNRRITISSGDIFLCPTSVDHSYSTGLKNPWETYWSYFSGDYSEYLYQLIDSDLKPIVFNIGYHMDIVSSFEEILLTLDKGYAANKHILHATSCLQRILTMIMQLQLNSSKDRKNAHQDVISNSIRYMQDNIDAFIELDILAANSHLSKDYFGKLFKKEVGYAPLDYFLRLKMQKACELLDITDLSIKEISLSLGYKDYYYFSRCFKKKIGMSPEYYRDSMHRM; encoded by the coding sequence ATGGATAAAAAAAGAAATCAATCAAGATTTATAAGATTGCCCATAGATATCATAAATACAAAACAAGAGGAGAGTCCTGTCCTTAAAGGATTAATTACCCATTCAGTCGGTTACAGAGAAGGACGCTCTGCTCACCATCGCAATATTAAAAAGCATGGGTTAGAAGAATATTTCATCAACTACTGCATTAAAGGTGAGGGATGGGTAGACGTTAATAACCGCAGAATCACTATAAGTTCCGGTGACATATTTCTATGTCCTACATCTGTAGATCATTCCTATAGTACTGGTTTAAAAAATCCTTGGGAAACCTATTGGTCCTATTTCAGTGGTGATTATAGTGAATATCTCTATCAATTAATAGATTCAGACTTAAAGCCCATTGTATTCAATATCGGATATCACATGGATATTGTAAGCAGCTTTGAAGAAATATTATTAACATTGGATAAAGGTTATGCTGCAAACAAGCATATATTGCATGCCACCTCTTGCTTACAACGCATATTAACAATGATCATGCAGTTACAATTGAATTCATCAAAGGATAGAAAAAATGCTCATCAAGATGTGATCAGTAATAGTATCCGATACATGCAAGACAATATTGATGCTTTTATCGAACTAGATATTCTTGCCGCCAACAGTCATCTTTCAAAAGATTATTTTGGTAAACTTTTCAAAAAGGAAGTTGGCTACGCACCATTGGATTATTTCTTGAGATTAAAGATGCAAAAAGCATGTGAATTGTTAGATATTACAGATTTAAGTATAAAAGAAATATCTCTATCACTAGGTTATAAAGATTATTACTACTTCTCCAGGTGTTTTAAGAAGAAGATCGGAATGAGTCCTGAGTATTATAGAGATTCGATGCATAGAATGTAA
- a CDS encoding AAA family ATPase: MRPIKLSFSGLNSYAKEQHIDFEKLTSRGLFGIFGPTGSGKSTILDAITIALYGDIARKSKEFLNTNCEELYVAYRFRLKSAEGVIDYTAERSFKRNKNGGKPNAKYVRLIKHVNGDELLAEKTTDMSNQVIDLLGLTMDDFTRSVVLPQGKFSDFLKLTGKDRRNMLERIFALEKYGRQMSEKIKRSYYANKNQQEYLKGQLKRYEEYHTEGLEALKEQEVHLEKEQENLDIQLSETIKLFEEQQEIWKLQEELHKDEARLKGFLEVKEEMNRLREQLDLAEKAMMIQPYINEIHNNNEAQRTSEQQINIIKENYDQLYQQKVAFEEKLHKVEKFETEDLPLWQEQLGRLKEAVKYTEECQLLKNSILKSEESIQNLESNFNSLKTSLTQSEKEKLGINVQYNRLIDEETNNSIPIDYKNKIDEAADIERRCLEKKDENVNLTKEVNNLKKQKIQIEEKLIQVREKDNYYKDKIQNYEMRVKDLESKKPGGLEVLSTMQEAIMTLQQDKNTIEKNMKNQQELNGRLIEGKDRKEKLLNNIRQYEEEEKLIIARKDELQEILDEIQGKYVAAMIAERMEEGQPCPVCGSTHHVELATVVDDGEIDQLIQEQKVIEKNLTDFKNFKQPLQVELLSIEKEQNRLLSEQEELLNLLKDRSLEAIQNEYENKIQEFNNLKKENEQWDAEFQQLLQKLKEITELYNNNRQSLMRYEENSKNILEQFQQKDETLTEQSKQLNALETQLEELKKELVVESFTVEKKRIQQVEIQIQQLREQKKKIEDESNNLTKKCEEIRNKLSQCEVNLTASKKELELMNKEYTQLTTKIQDICGDQEANQAQRDQEEKIIKYQDGAKIVRERLAKYKEQVKELEIQIAKEEQRFVELQKQGENLQKQQIKLMDQHGFHNVEQVQASYLDVGLLETKKKDIKNYEEDLVQAAGVVNNLKLKLADRSIEREAYEVTLQNKNDLQQKKEECLKAVTAVKTQIKDYEKAIQEIGDLLKEKEAADHQLSMLEDLSKLIKGNRFIEYVAKNQFHYIVHEASKRLYDLTGRYGIELDENSEFLIRDDRNGGALREAATLSGGETFLTSLALALALSSQIQLKGSYPLEFFFLDEGFGTLDSELLDVVMNSLEKLNNSQVNVGIISHVEELKNRVPIKLVIQPSELGGDGSMMKLEYS, from the coding sequence ATGCGGCCAATTAAACTAAGCTTTTCAGGATTGAACAGTTACGCAAAGGAACAGCATATCGATTTTGAAAAACTGACTAGCAGGGGACTTTTCGGTATATTTGGCCCAACAGGAAGTGGAAAATCAACTATCCTGGATGCTATTACAATAGCTTTGTATGGCGATATTGCTCGCAAAAGTAAGGAATTCTTGAATACCAATTGTGAAGAACTTTATGTAGCCTATCGCTTTCGATTGAAATCTGCAGAAGGTGTTATCGACTACACAGCTGAGAGGAGTTTTAAACGTAATAAGAACGGTGGGAAGCCTAATGCTAAATACGTTCGCCTCATTAAGCATGTGAATGGTGATGAATTACTGGCTGAAAAAACAACAGATATGTCTAATCAAGTCATTGACTTATTAGGACTAACCATGGATGATTTTACGCGTTCTGTAGTATTACCACAAGGTAAGTTTAGTGACTTTTTAAAGCTAACGGGTAAAGATCGACGCAACATGTTGGAACGAATCTTTGCATTAGAGAAGTATGGTCGACAAATGAGCGAAAAGATTAAACGTAGCTACTATGCAAATAAAAATCAGCAGGAATATTTAAAAGGGCAGTTGAAAAGGTATGAAGAGTATCATACTGAGGGACTTGAAGCACTTAAAGAACAAGAGGTTCATCTAGAAAAAGAACAAGAAAATCTAGACATTCAATTAAGCGAAACAATAAAGCTTTTTGAAGAGCAGCAAGAGATTTGGAAGCTCCAAGAGGAACTCCATAAGGATGAAGCACGACTAAAAGGTTTTCTTGAAGTGAAAGAAGAGATGAATCGCTTAAGAGAGCAGTTGGACCTTGCAGAGAAAGCCATGATGATTCAACCATATATCAACGAAATTCATAATAATAATGAAGCACAGAGAACTAGTGAACAACAGATTAATATAATTAAAGAAAACTATGATCAGTTGTATCAGCAAAAAGTAGCCTTTGAGGAGAAGCTTCATAAAGTTGAAAAGTTTGAAACTGAGGACTTACCATTGTGGCAGGAACAATTAGGACGATTGAAGGAAGCGGTTAAGTACACTGAAGAATGTCAATTACTAAAGAATTCAATACTGAAAAGTGAAGAATCAATCCAGAACTTAGAGAGTAATTTTAACAGTTTAAAAACATCTCTTACTCAATCTGAAAAAGAGAAACTAGGGATAAATGTCCAATATAATAGGTTAATAGATGAAGAGACCAACAATTCGATACCGATTGACTATAAAAATAAAATTGATGAAGCTGCTGATATCGAAAGAAGATGCCTGGAGAAAAAAGATGAAAATGTAAACTTAACCAAGGAAGTAAATAACCTTAAGAAACAGAAGATACAAATTGAAGAAAAGCTGATTCAAGTTAGAGAAAAAGATAACTATTATAAGGATAAGATTCAGAACTATGAAATGAGAGTTAAAGACCTTGAGTCAAAAAAACCAGGAGGTCTTGAAGTTTTATCAACAATGCAGGAAGCCATCATGACGCTGCAGCAAGACAAAAATACTATTGAAAAGAACATGAAAAATCAACAAGAACTTAATGGTAGATTAATCGAAGGTAAAGATAGAAAAGAAAAGCTATTAAATAATATCAGACAGTATGAAGAAGAGGAAAAACTAATCATTGCTAGGAAGGATGAACTTCAAGAGATTTTAGATGAAATACAAGGCAAGTATGTTGCTGCAATGATTGCTGAAAGAATGGAAGAAGGACAACCTTGTCCAGTGTGCGGTTCAACCCACCATGTTGAATTGGCAACAGTAGTTGATGATGGCGAGATAGACCAACTCATTCAGGAACAAAAAGTTATTGAAAAGAATTTAACTGATTTTAAAAACTTTAAGCAACCTCTTCAAGTTGAACTGTTAAGTATTGAAAAGGAGCAAAATCGTCTACTAAGTGAGCAGGAAGAGTTATTGAATCTATTAAAGGATAGATCTTTAGAGGCTATACAGAACGAATACGAGAATAAGATTCAAGAGTTTAACAATCTAAAAAAAGAAAATGAACAATGGGATGCAGAGTTTCAGCAACTTCTGCAAAAGCTTAAAGAGATTACAGAGTTATATAATAACAATCGTCAATCACTCATGCGTTATGAAGAAAACTCTAAAAATATACTAGAGCAATTTCAGCAAAAGGATGAAACACTTACTGAACAAAGTAAACAGCTAAATGCTTTAGAAACTCAGTTAGAAGAGTTGAAAAAGGAGTTAGTTGTAGAGAGTTTTACAGTAGAAAAGAAACGTATTCAGCAAGTTGAGATTCAAATACAGCAGTTAAGAGAGCAGAAAAAGAAGATAGAAGACGAGAGTAATAACTTAACAAAAAAATGTGAGGAGATTCGCAATAAACTTAGTCAGTGTGAGGTTAACCTTACAGCTAGTAAAAAGGAATTAGAATTAATGAACAAAGAGTATACGCAATTAACCACTAAGATACAGGATATATGTGGTGACCAAGAAGCAAATCAAGCTCAACGAGATCAAGAAGAAAAAATTATTAAATACCAAGATGGTGCCAAAATAGTTAGAGAGAGATTAGCGAAGTACAAAGAGCAAGTAAAAGAACTAGAGATACAAATAGCCAAAGAAGAACAGCGTTTTGTAGAACTCCAAAAGCAAGGAGAAAATCTACAAAAGCAACAAATAAAGTTGATGGATCAACATGGCTTTCATAACGTAGAACAAGTCCAAGCTAGTTATTTGGATGTAGGGCTTCTTGAAACGAAGAAAAAAGATATTAAAAATTACGAAGAAGACTTAGTCCAAGCAGCTGGGGTAGTCAATAATTTAAAACTTAAATTAGCAGATCGAAGTATAGAAAGAGAAGCTTATGAAGTAACCTTGCAAAATAAGAATGATCTTCAACAGAAAAAAGAAGAGTGTTTAAAGGCAGTGACTGCTGTCAAAACCCAAATCAAAGATTATGAAAAGGCAATCCAAGAAATCGGTGACTTGCTTAAAGAAAAGGAAGCTGCTGATCATCAACTAAGTATGTTAGAAGATTTAAGTAAGCTAATAAAAGGAAATCGATTTATTGAATATGTGGCAAAGAATCAATTTCATTATATCGTTCATGAAGCATCAAAGCGCTTGTATGATCTAACAGGTCGTTATGGTATTGAGTTGGACGAAAACAGTGAATTCCTCATAAGAGATGATAGAAATGGAGGAGCACTCCGTGAGGCGGCTACCCTTTCAGGAGGCGAAACCTTCTTAACATCATTGGCATTGGCTTTAGCATTATCTTCTCAAATCCAGTTAAAAGGCAGCTATCCTTTAGAATTTTTCTTCTTAGATGAAGGATTCGGAACCCTGGATTCAGAACTCTTAGATGTGGTTATGAATAGTCTGGAAAAACTCAATAATTCACAAGTTAATGTTGGTATTATAAGCCACGTAGAAGAATTAAAGAATCGTGTCCCTATTAAACTTGTCATTCAACCATCTGAATTAGGTGGTGACGGTAGTATGATGAAGTTGGAATATAGCTAG
- a CDS encoding exonuclease SbcCD subunit D, which produces MRIIHTSDWHLGKYLEGASRLEEQKQFLEDFVVTVKENDIDLVIIAGDVYDTSNPPAEAERLFYKGVKALSEDGKRVVLVIAGNHDHPERLEASNPIAIDDGIIILSKPKSIAPTGHCGKHQIIDSGEGYIELEINNEKIILLTMSYPSEKRLNEMIYTSLEDEKDMQMEYSKRLGEIFGELQEKFRKDTINIAVSHLFTLGGEESTSERSIQLGGSYSVNVSDLPLNAQYIALGHLHKPQRIKNSEDTPVIYSGSPLQYSKSERSYAKCCYLIEAEPSKPVEIEKLDIKNYKPIEVWRCKSIEEALEKCEENNERDLWVYLEIETDEYIANEEIRQLKKLKKDIVEIKPILKDDQVEIQYFDVKEQPIQDLFKEFYTKERGNEPSDELIELFLGIVEEGESHAAN; this is translated from the coding sequence ATGAGAATCATCCACACTTCTGATTGGCACCTTGGAAAATATTTAGAGGGTGCTAGTCGTCTTGAAGAGCAGAAACAATTCTTAGAAGATTTCGTAGTAACAGTTAAAGAAAATGACATTGATCTTGTTATCATAGCCGGAGATGTTTATGATACAAGTAATCCGCCTGCAGAAGCTGAAAGGTTGTTTTACAAAGGTGTAAAAGCACTATCGGAAGATGGGAAAAGAGTTGTTTTAGTCATTGCAGGGAACCATGACCATCCTGAAAGATTAGAGGCATCTAATCCTATTGCTATTGATGATGGTATCATTATCTTATCAAAACCTAAAAGTATTGCACCGACTGGTCATTGCGGTAAGCACCAGATCATTGATTCTGGAGAAGGGTATATTGAGTTAGAGATTAATAATGAAAAGATTATTCTTTTAACTATGTCATACCCAAGTGAAAAACGCTTAAACGAAATGATTTATACCTCTTTAGAAGATGAAAAAGATATGCAGATGGAATATTCTAAGCGACTAGGTGAGATATTTGGGGAACTTCAAGAAAAGTTTAGAAAAGATACCATAAATATAGCAGTATCTCACTTATTCACACTTGGTGGAGAAGAATCCACTTCTGAAAGAAGCATTCAATTAGGAGGTAGTTATTCTGTTAATGTTTCTGATTTACCTTTAAATGCGCAGTATATAGCATTAGGACACCTACATAAGCCTCAAAGAATAAAGAATTCAGAAGATACTCCTGTTATTTATTCAGGTTCACCTCTTCAATATAGTAAGAGTGAAAGAAGCTATGCAAAGTGTTGTTATCTCATTGAAGCAGAGCCATCAAAACCTGTTGAAATAGAAAAGCTAGACATTAAGAACTATAAGCCGATTGAAGTATGGCGATGTAAAAGTATAGAAGAAGCCTTAGAAAAGTGTGAAGAAAATAATGAACGTGATTTATGGGTGTATTTAGAAATAGAAACGGATGAATATATAGCCAATGAAGAGATACGCCAATTGAAGAAACTGAAAAAGGATATCGTAGAAATCAAGCCAATTCTCAAAGATGATCAGGTTGAAATTCAATATTTTGATGTGAAAGAACAACCGATACAAGATCTCTTTAAGGAGTTTTACACTAAAGAACGAGGGAATGAACCCAGTGATGAGTTAATTGAACTGTTTTTAGGTATTGTAGAGGAGGGGGAGTCTCATGCGGCCAATTAA
- a CDS encoding DUF523 domain-containing protein translates to MIIVSACLAGVCCRYDGKATEIPAIKKLVDDSQAVIVCPEELGGLSTPRLKSERIMAADGEFKVVNEEGEDVTSYFIEGAEKVLEIAQEIEAEFILLKSKSPSCGSHRIYDGTFTGRLIDGQGVCAQILREAGYKVMNEKEFEVGGDTNENHPHF, encoded by the coding sequence ATGATAATAGTAAGTGCTTGTCTGGCTGGGGTTTGTTGCCGGTATGATGGAAAAGCAACGGAAATTCCAGCTATTAAAAAACTTGTGGATGATAGTCAAGCTGTAATAGTATGCCCAGAGGAATTAGGAGGTTTATCAACACCTCGTTTAAAGAGTGAAAGAATTATGGCTGCTGATGGAGAGTTTAAAGTAGTCAATGAAGAAGGAGAAGATGTAACTTCTTACTTTATAGAAGGTGCTGAAAAAGTTTTGGAAATTGCCCAGGAAATAGAAGCTGAGTTTATACTACTGAAATCAAAATCACCTTCATGTGGAAGTCATAGGATTTATGATGGTACATTTACTGGTAGACTAATAGATGGACAAGGTGTATGCGCTCAGATTTTAAGAGAAGCTGGGTATAAGGTTATGAATGAAAAGGAATTTGAGGTTGGAGGAGATACAAATGAGAATCATCCACACTTCTGA
- a CDS encoding PH domain-containing protein yields MGFFDGLMGNATEVDINKVIDEIEPLLTDDEGVERAFKVIRDLIVFTNRRLILVDKQGVTSKKVEFHSIPYKSITHFSIESSGHFDLDAELKIWISSTSEPIEKEFKKDKNIYEVQKALTYYICK; encoded by the coding sequence ATGGGATTTTTTGATGGACTCATGGGCAATGCAACAGAGGTGGATATCAATAAAGTGATAGATGAAATAGAGCCCTTATTAACGGATGACGAGGGTGTGGAAAGAGCATTCAAAGTTATTAGAGACCTTATTGTGTTTACAAATAGACGATTAATATTAGTTGATAAGCAAGGTGTTACCAGTAAGAAAGTTGAATTCCACTCCATTCCCTATAAGAGCATAACTCATTTCAGCATAGAATCAAGTGGGCATTTTGACTTAGATGCTGAACTTAAGATCTGGATATCCAGTACAAGTGAACCTATAGAAAAGGAATTTAAGAAGGATAAGAATATCTATGAGGTTCAAAAAGCTTTAACTTATTATATTTGCAAATAA
- a CDS encoding GNAT family N-acetyltransferase codes for MQQIKRRPNKKEAGKGILVSSIFIFIGILVTLPIFGLFGILWLTLSCSMLIFYIVSLITNKHVTDLNGILSIETEHLLIDSFNLADSHNIHRLVKDNQIMKQVPFTKAKTLKECSTYLKDHMEEEQNESYFLKIVLKNKRKFAGFVGLRPLSYDPSRMEIYYGILTNYQGKGIATEACQAVIKKAFKDLGINNIVAIVSKDNLASIHVLENVGFNFKQVIEDKKLTKAAYSNELLYCKENKDKRNTLVIRDFKKRDQEQVEEVILQGLGQRFGYIDGTVNPDIKDIISHYVLDGHIFRIVEVENKIIGTGAMLVEAKDVGRIVRISVIGDYRRLGVGRLIMDDLLQRAKEKDIKSIVLSTNLGWDSAIRLYESCGFEEYTRDDEEIHMRKLLV; via the coding sequence ATGCAGCAGATAAAGAGAAGGCCCAATAAAAAAGAGGCTGGGAAAGGTATATTAGTAAGTAGTATATTTATATTCATAGGAATCCTTGTAACCCTTCCTATCTTTGGTCTCTTCGGTATCTTATGGTTAACTTTATCATGTTCGATGCTAATTTTCTATATTGTAAGTCTTATAACAAATAAACATGTTACCGACTTGAATGGTATCCTAAGCATAGAAACAGAACACCTATTAATTGACTCATTTAATTTGGCAGATAGTCATAATATACATCGCCTTGTTAAAGATAATCAGATTATGAAGCAAGTACCTTTCACTAAAGCAAAGACATTGAAAGAGTGTTCGACATACTTGAAAGATCACATGGAAGAAGAACAAAATGAGAGCTATTTTCTTAAGATTGTTTTGAAAAATAAACGTAAATTTGCTGGTTTTGTTGGATTAAGACCTCTTAGCTATGACCCATCTAGAATGGAGATCTATTATGGGATATTGACTAATTATCAAGGAAAGGGGATTGCTACTGAGGCATGCCAGGCAGTGATCAAAAAAGCATTTAAGGATCTGGGGATCAATAATATAGTCGCAATTGTCAGCAAGGATAACCTTGCTTCTATTCATGTGCTAGAAAATGTGGGCTTCAATTTTAAACAAGTTATTGAAGATAAAAAGCTGACAAAAGCTGCATACAGTAATGAGCTGCTTTATTGTAAAGAAAATAAGGATAAAAGAAATACGCTTGTCATCAGAGATTTTAAGAAAAGAGATCAAGAGCAGGTCGAAGAAGTTATATTGCAGGGACTTGGGCAACGTTTTGGCTATATCGACGGGACAGTAAATCCTGATATAAAAGATATTATCAGTCATTACGTATTAGATGGTCACATATTTCGTATAGTAGAAGTAGAAAATAAAATTATTGGAACTGGTGCAATGCTAGTGGAAGCTAAAGATGTAGGCCGAATTGTCCGGATCTCAGTGATTGGTGACTACCGTCGTTTGGGAGTAGGGCGATTGATTATGGATGATTTATTGCAAAGGGCAAAAGAGAAAGATATTAAGTCCATTGTATTATCAACTAATCTAGGATGGGATAGCGCTATTCGTCTTTATGAAAGTTGTGGGTTCGAAGAATATACACGAGATGATGAAGAGATACATATGAGAAAGCTATTAGTTTAG
- the rbr gene encoding rubrerythrin yields MKSLKNSRTAVNLMKAFAGESQARTRYTYYASIAKKQGYQQLYNIFLETAENEKEHAKIFFKYLSNDFNDEAIEIQASYPVAYHKNDTLANLKAAAAGEEEEWTILYPTFAKVAEEEGYQEVANTFRKIAEVEKHHENRYRAFARMIESETLFEKDERILWKCLNCGYIFDGNTAPKVCPACFHPQGYFEEYTENF; encoded by the coding sequence ATGAAATCACTAAAGAATTCAAGAACTGCTGTAAATCTTATGAAAGCATTTGCAGGTGAATCACAAGCTCGTACACGATATACTTACTATGCAAGCATTGCAAAAAAGCAAGGTTATCAACAACTCTATAATATTTTCTTGGAAACAGCAGAGAATGAGAAAGAGCATGCTAAAATATTTTTTAAGTACTTAAGCAATGATTTTAACGATGAAGCTATTGAGATTCAAGCTTCCTATCCAGTTGCCTATCACAAAAATGATACTTTAGCTAATCTAAAGGCGGCAGCGGCAGGTGAAGAAGAAGAATGGACAATTCTCTATCCCACTTTTGCTAAAGTTGCTGAAGAAGAGGGTTATCAAGAAGTCGCTAACACTTTTAGGAAAATAGCGGAAGTGGAAAAGCATCATGAGAATCGTTATCGAGCATTCGCCAGAATGATTGAATCAGAAACTCTTTTTGAAAAAGATGAAAGAATTTTATGGAAATGTTTAAATTGCGGTTACATCTTTGATGGTAATACTGCACCCAAAGTATGTCCAGCGTGTTTTCATCCTCAAGGCTATTTTGAGGAATACACCGAAAACTTTTAA
- a CDS encoding CBS domain-containing protein: MKIKDIMTTNVQCVNQGEPITRAAEIMRQEDVGSVPVEEYNKLVGILTDRDIVLRDVAEAKDPTNTVCGEIMSKDVVACSPEMDADEVANLMSQHQIRRIPVVENEKVVGIVALGDFATKNNWSDEAGEALSDISCQDHQH; encoded by the coding sequence ATGAAAATAAAAGACATCATGACTACTAACGTGCAATGTGTTAATCAGGGAGAACCAATTACAAGAGCAGCTGAGATCATGCGACAAGAAGATGTAGGTTCTGTACCTGTTGAAGAATACAATAAGCTTGTTGGTATATTAACTGACCGTGATATCGTATTAAGAGATGTCGCAGAAGCTAAAGATCCTACTAATACCGTCTGCGGTGAAATTATGTCTAAAGATGTAGTAGCATGTTCACCTGAGATGGATGCTGACGAAGTTGCCAATCTAATGAGTCAACATCAAATAAGACGAATACCTGTAGTAGAAAATGAAAAAGTTGTAGGGATTGTTGCATTAGGAGACTTTGCAACAAAAAATAATTGGTCAGATGAAGCTGGAGAAGCTTTATCAGATATCTCTTGCCAAGATCATCAACATTAA